One Natrinema longum genomic window, TTATGTGCCCGTGTCTCCATAGTCTTAATTGCTATGTGAGCTACTAATCGAGAGATTCGACAGCAAAGGACGACGCCGCCGGGCCAACCTTACAGGGGACGGTCCCGGTTTCGGCGTCGAGCAAGTGAGAGCCGAGTTCCCCCGGACTCTCTATCTGGTTCTACCGGGTAGGGAATCAAAACCGTTGGGGACGGCTCTCGGCAGTTTCCATGTTCACACAATGAAATACAGAACACCTCGCGGAAGTCAAGCAGGTACAGCCAAGCGATCCCTACCAGAATCGAGCGCTCGAACGACCCCAACGACGAATCATACCAATGAGTGACGAAGAGTTCAATCGAGACGAACTGTGTGCGGCTGTTGGCGAAGACAACGACCTCGAGCCGCTCGAAAAGGAAATGCAGATTCGCTGGTCGAAAGCCGGTGAACCACTACCGGAGTCAGTTCCATACGACGACCCTGTCGTGTGGGTCTATTCGGAGATTCGTGGACCATGTCGGCGTCTCCTGCGACGGAGCAATTTCTGGCCGACGGAACTCCGTGTTGAAGGTGGCAGAAAGGTAGCGCCACACAACTTCTCTGGCGAACGTATCACCGGGGTCGGCGGATACATCCCAAGAGGGTCCCTGAAACTACAGGGTTCGATTCGCTCCGACTCTACCCATGCCAGCGTCGTCTCTAATGACTGGTCGGAGTCCAATAGTTCTGTGTCATCCTCTGGTGAATCTTCTGAACCATCGAAGAACAAGAGTCAAGACGGAACTGACGGTGAAGATACTGATTCGGACGCCGACGACGGTGACGCCGGGGATACTACTAACCCGTTAGACTGGTAGTGCCCTTGTCTTCTATCTATCTCGTCTTTCTCTGCTGTTCGTTTAGAACAACTACAGCAACACTCTATCCCTTTCGTATGTTTTCCCTTTCTCTCTTCTACAGTAGTCGTAGTTGTTCGTCCTATACAGTCTATAGAACGAAGAGTATCGTTCGTTCTACTCTTCATATAGTATAGGGACGACAGACGACCCTATCGTACTATCTCACTGTTGTCCTACGTAGTGTCGAGGGTCGTCCCTCATACTACGTCTATAACGTTATAGAGACTACACAAACGACGACCTACCACTAACACAAGGATAGATCATCCACATAGCGTCCCGCTTGAAGACCGCGACCACTACTAACTACGAATGAGGGTCCGCTCGAGGTAGCACAAATGCCGCTGTAGGTCAGACACGTTGACTGGAACTATGCTGATGAACCTTTCCCCACCATCGGGAGGGAAACATCGTCTCGACCAAGCTGACCGCGAAAGTGTCGAGTCAGTCAACCTCTAAACCCCGAATTGGTAAAATTGGTTTGGCACTCTCTGCGGATATTCTCCGCTCGAAACCCACCCGCCGAGCAGGAGCTTTCTGGTTCTTCGACCCCTCCCATCGCTAATAGTCAGCAACGTTTGTTAGCACAACCTCTGTAGTGGGTGCCGTCCCGGCAAGGGACTTGGTCGTCTTACACGTTTGCCCATCATAGGGATCATCTTACTGTATCCCTGTGACTGCTGACGCCGTCGTGGGACAGGGGGGACCCCGTAGGGGTGGGGGAGTGGGTCTGCCGGGGTGTCCAATGGGGTAACTGGTAGTTGGGACTGGCTCTCGGTGAGGACGGGGGTCGGCGTTAGTCGGGTTGGGGTCAGCCGACCCGAACTTATCTATCTACACACTCGTACCAGCACCCTGTGAGCGCTCTACAGAAGCAGGGCCAATGGGTACCCCTCGGGGATCGGGTAGGCTGATAGGGGTAGGAGAGGCGGGGGTCTGGCCGGGGTGGGGGATCAGGGGGTTATCGTGGGCGGTCGAATGGGACCACTCGAGTCGTAGATGGGATAGCCTCCTGATGAACCCGGACCCCCTGACCCCCTCTCGCGCTCTCTCTGAATGTCCGATTTTCGGGGCCAAATCTAACCGAGATATTGGTACCGTGTTTAAATAATTGAAGTAGGTGAACTCGAGTGTCTACCTGCTACAAGTCGCCAATCAGGCGAGCCTGTGCGACAGCCAGCGTCTTCTCTTCGTCCGTCTCTGCTTCCGCAATCTCTATCACCTCGTCCTCGTCGTCAGGTAGTCGAATATCGGGATTCCCGTCGGTCATATACGGACCGTCACTCTCAACGAATGAATCCCTTTCGTCGGTGGCAACCACATAGGTAGTCACGGTGGGCGCTGGTCATATCACCAGAAACAGCCGAACGAGGCCAAATCAATCTTGAAAGTTAGGGAAACGGATTGGTCTTGACTCGACATACACTGCTCCCACCCCACATTTTATAAAAGTACAGTTACTATAATATCATAAGAAGGGCCGAAGTGGCGCACTCTCCGGCAATACCTGCCCGAAAATAGGCCAGAGAGTGCTTGGGTAAAGCGCGTCCTTGGTAAGGACGAGAGCCCGGGTTCAAATCCCGGCCTAGGCTTTTCTCGCGTTTCACTCTCTGATCCCGTTTTGTCACTGTCTCCGGAGTGATCGCCCGCTTCGTTCTCTCGCCTCTCTATCGACTCACTCGAGATGTCTCTCGGAACGATTCTCAGGACCCAGACTATGGCCGAACGGGATCGAACGTCAGTCGAGCGCGACCCGACACCTCGTCTCGGCCGATTCGTATGCGGCTTCGATAGCGTGTAAGTCCGCGAGGCCGTCCTCGCCGTCGGGCTCGGGGTCGGTGCCGGTGAGCACGCAGTAGCCGAAGTAGTCGAACTCCTCGCAGACCTCGTCGATGGTCGGGCCGGTGTACTCCATCCGGACGTCGCCGCTTTCGACGACGATCTCCTGGGGGACGACGCCGCCGAAGGGCGACTCGATGTCGATCATGCCCTGGGTGCCGACCAACTCGAGGGCGCTCCGGGCGTGAGCGTCGAAACTGGCCGTACACGAGGCGGTTGCGCCGGTCTCGTACTCGAGTTGCAACGCGACGTGCTCGTCGATCCCCGTGAAGGGACCGCCACTCGAGGTGGTGGTCGCGTACACGCCCGTCGGCTCACAGTCGAGGAGGAAGCGAATCGTATTGAGGGGATAGACCCCGAGGTCGACCAGTGCGCCGCCACCGGCGAGGTCGGGATCGAGCCGCCACGTGTCGGGGCTCGCGGTCTCGAGAAGCGGGTGTGAGAAACTGCCGTGGACTTGCACGACGTCACCGATCGCGCCCTCGCGGACGAGTTCTCGCGTCCGGCGAACCGTCGGCTCGGTCTGGAGCCGATAGGCGGTCATCAGCGTCACGCCGGCCGTGGTGCAGGCGTCGACGACCTCCCGAGCGCGCTCGGCGGTCGTCTCGAGCGGTTTTTCGCAGATGACGTGTTTTCCGAAGTCGGCTGCCGCGGTCGCGTACTGGCTGTGGAAGGCGTTCGGCGTCGCGACGTAGACGCTGTCGTAGGCGTCCGTATGGGTGCCCGCGAGGAACGCGTCGTAATCGATGACGTGTGGGACGTCGTACTCCTCGGCGACGTCAGTCGCGCGATCGGGGGAGCTCGTGACCAGTACTGTCGGCTCGCAGTAGTTTCCGTTGTGGATCGCGGGCAGCGCACGCTGGCATGCGAAGCCGCCGACCCCGATGATTGCGAGT contains:
- the gfo6 gene encoding D-xylose 1-dehydrogenase Gfo6 — translated: MALEEAFSNFTRRDWERESIAGTVRLAIIGVGGFACQRALPAIHNGNYCEPTVLVTSSPDRATDVAEEYDVPHVIDYDAFLAGTHTDAYDSVYVATPNAFHSQYATAAADFGKHVICEKPLETTAERAREVVDACTTAGVTLMTAYRLQTEPTVRRTRELVREGAIGDVVQVHGSFSHPLLETASPDTWRLDPDLAGGGALVDLGVYPLNTIRFLLDCEPTGVYATTTSSGGPFTGIDEHVALQLEYETGATASCTASFDAHARSALELVGTQGMIDIESPFGGVVPQEIVVESGDVRMEYTGPTIDEVCEEFDYFGYCVLTGTDPEPDGEDGLADLHAIEAAYESAETRCRVALD